The following are from one region of the Flavobacteriaceae bacterium UJ101 genome:
- the PREP gene encoding prolyl oligopeptidase (Probable serine peptidase whose precise substrate specificity remains unclear; Belongs to the peptidase S9A family.; KEGG: cph:Cpha266_1010 prolyl oligopeptidase), whose product MKYNNIYTILLSLILISLKSQTLSYDSISSPNNDPYSFLEDIDNEKVMEYLKKQDQLTDSILKTIQSTNSIYDEFIGKRKNKTEISKLEIVNNTLFYLKKDGDLHAYPKLYKRSIFKGKEKLLYDPSTISTNSSDLYINYINPSPDGTKIIIGLSEGGKEFSNLIILNTNNLYQYPTTLDKTFPNSFFTSWLYDNSQFIYAKFPNSNNTGVDRYENFESRIIKLDHEKIKSNEVIFSEKHNPNINIKKSDFPLTYTINSSTNYLFSGIFDGSNSVDHYYKTIHDKKWSKLYDANESIISFSINKNQLIYLTNKNTPNYSIRQTSLSKPDYTNYQTLIAEDSISVLEDFVLTKNGIYFSKVKNGVEAKLYHYQKGKINEVKLPKKAGSIKLNSNYDQCWIKIEGWTFEEEYYMINPKNDKLKPIIFSDDNHIQIENAIIKEIEIPSHDGTLVPLSIIYKKGLKLNGKNKVLLNAYGAYGYNYDALYENYLDYWLSEGGVYAIAHVRGGGEKGKKWHEGGFKKTKPNSWKDLIACTEYLINQGYTSPSYLAIRGTSAGGIVIGRAITERPDLFKVAVVNVGALNIIEMEKMATGAANTPEFGSVKNPEELKYLYEMDAYHHIQKDVKYPSVYLTAGMNDPRIPVFQPAKFAAKMQEYSTSGNPILLDINFNSGHGYDVSDEIFYDELKKTMNFILSQMGHPYYKNTSNSNK is encoded by the coding sequence ATGAAATATAACAATATTTATACAATTCTATTATCTCTAATTTTAATTTCTTTAAAAAGTCAAACTTTATCTTATGATTCTATATCATCTCCTAATAATGATCCTTATTCATTTCTAGAAGATATTGATAATGAAAAAGTAATGGAATATCTTAAAAAACAAGATCAATTAACAGATTCCATTTTAAAAACAATACAGAGTACAAATAGTATTTATGATGAGTTTATTGGAAAAAGAAAAAATAAAACAGAAATTTCAAAACTTGAAATAGTCAATAACACCTTATTTTATTTAAAGAAAGATGGGGATTTACATGCGTATCCCAAATTATATAAAAGAAGTATTTTCAAAGGAAAAGAAAAATTATTATACGATCCTTCTACTATTTCTACTAATAGTAGTGATTTATATATCAATTATATCAACCCTAGCCCTGATGGGACTAAAATTATTATAGGTTTAAGTGAAGGAGGTAAAGAGTTCTCAAATCTAATTATATTGAATACAAATAATTTATATCAATATCCTACTACATTAGATAAAACATTTCCTAATTCATTTTTCACTTCATGGCTATATGATAATTCTCAATTTATTTATGCTAAATTTCCTAATAGTAACAATACAGGGGTAGATCGATATGAAAATTTTGAATCTCGAATCATTAAATTGGATCATGAAAAAATCAAATCAAATGAAGTTATTTTTTCAGAAAAACATAATCCTAATATTAATATAAAAAAATCTGATTTCCCATTGACATATACAATTAATTCAAGTACAAATTATCTATTTTCAGGAATATTTGATGGAAGCAATTCGGTAGATCATTATTATAAAACCATTCATGATAAGAAATGGTCTAAATTATACGATGCTAACGAATCCATAATTTCATTCAGTATTAATAAAAATCAACTGATTTATTTAACAAATAAAAACACACCTAATTATTCCATTAGGCAAACTTCTTTATCAAAACCTGATTATACTAACTATCAAACATTAATAGCTGAAGATTCTATCAGTGTATTAGAAGATTTTGTTTTAACCAAAAATGGAATTTATTTTTCAAAAGTTAAAAACGGTGTAGAAGCTAAACTATATCATTATCAAAAAGGGAAGATTAACGAAGTTAAATTACCAAAAAAAGCGGGTAGCATAAAACTAAATTCAAATTATGATCAATGTTGGATAAAAATTGAAGGGTGGACTTTTGAAGAAGAATATTATATGATAAACCCTAAAAATGATAAACTAAAACCCATTATATTTTCTGATGATAATCACATTCAAATTGAAAATGCAATAATCAAAGAAATAGAAATCCCTTCCCATGATGGGACTTTAGTCCCTTTAAGCATAATCTATAAGAAAGGGCTAAAATTAAATGGGAAAAATAAGGTATTACTTAATGCTTATGGAGCATATGGCTATAATTATGATGCTCTGTATGAAAATTACCTTGATTATTGGTTGTCAGAAGGAGGTGTTTATGCAATAGCTCATGTAAGAGGAGGAGGAGAAAAAGGGAAAAAATGGCATGAAGGAGGTTTTAAAAAAACAAAGCCTAATTCTTGGAAGGATCTAATTGCTTGTACAGAATATTTAATTAACCAAGGTTATACATCTCCTTCTTATTTAGCAATAAGAGGTACTAGTGCAGGAGGAATTGTCATAGGAAGAGCTATTACAGAACGTCCTGATTTGTTTAAAGTAGCAGTAGTTAATGTTGGAGCATTAAATATTATAGAAATGGAAAAAATGGCTACTGGAGCAGCTAATACACCTGAGTTTGGTTCTGTTAAAAACCCTGAAGAATTAAAATATTTATATGAAATGGATGCTTATCATCATATTCAAAAAGATGTAAAATATCCTTCTGTTTATTTAACTGCTGGGATGAATGATCCTAGAATTCCTGTTTTTCAACCTGCTAAATTTGCAGCTAAAATGCAAGAATATTCTACTTCAGGGAATCCTATTTTATTAGATATAAACTTTAATAGTGGCCATGGTTATGATGTTTCAGATGAAATTTTTTATGATGAATTGAAGAAAACAATGAATTTTATTTTATCTCAAATGGGACATCCTTATTATAAAAACACATCTAATTCAAATAAATAA
- a CDS encoding tyrosine recombinase XerD (Site-specific tyrosine recombinase, which acts by catalyzing the cutting and rejoining of the recombining DNA molecules. The XerC-XerD complex is essential to convert dimers of the bacterial chromosome into monomers to permit their segregation at cell division. It also contributes to the segregational stability of plasmids; Belongs to the 'phage' integrase family. XerD subfamily.), whose amino-acid sequence MATTIKLVLDGRELSNGKHRIYLRIIKDRKKKNISLGLESKKDHFKNESFTKQHLNYQIENELLLQFKARAFKIIRELQLSQDDFTLENFEDEFRGVKNNNRLKVIEFFNEIIAEMIKSGRTANGEAYKDTRDSLVKFRGKDLCFQEITPIFLEKYEVFLRENGNQNGGIAFKMREIRAVFNKARKRKLIPKEPYPFEEYKISKLKSNPIKRALTIDEFKKIRDVDLTKYPHLQEAHHYFMFSIYTRGMNFQDMMLLKWENIQNERIYYTRSKTKGKFNLEIIEKVQEILDYYRAQNRPTQYVFPILLKDGMTPQQIANRKHKVLSRYNKKLKELAKIAGVDKKLSSYVARHSFATILKMSGTSVEKISEMMGHADVNITMSYLKEFDNEALDKENRKLLDL is encoded by the coding sequence ATGGCAACAACAATTAAATTGGTGTTGGATGGTAGAGAATTGTCTAATGGTAAACATAGAATCTATCTTAGAATAATTAAGGATAGAAAAAAGAAAAATATTAGTTTAGGTTTAGAATCTAAAAAAGATCATTTTAAAAATGAGTCTTTTACCAAACAACATCTTAATTATCAAATAGAAAATGAATTGCTTTTACAATTTAAAGCAAGAGCATTTAAAATTATTAGAGAACTACAATTGAGTCAAGATGATTTCACTTTGGAAAATTTTGAAGATGAATTTAGAGGTGTAAAGAATAATAATAGATTAAAGGTTATAGAATTCTTCAATGAAATTATTGCTGAGATGATTAAGTCAGGCAGAACAGCTAATGGTGAAGCTTATAAGGATACTAGAGATTCATTAGTGAAATTTAGAGGTAAGGATTTGTGTTTTCAAGAAATAACACCAATATTTTTAGAGAAGTACGAAGTGTTTTTAAGAGAAAATGGAAATCAAAATGGTGGAATTGCTTTTAAGATGAGGGAAATTAGAGCTGTTTTCAATAAAGCTAGAAAAAGAAAATTAATACCTAAAGAACCTTATCCCTTTGAAGAGTATAAAATTTCCAAGTTAAAATCCAATCCTATTAAAAGAGCCTTAACTATTGATGAATTTAAGAAAATCAGAGATGTGGATTTGACAAAATATCCTCATTTACAGGAAGCACATCACTATTTTATGTTTTCCATATATACCAGAGGAATGAATTTTCAGGATATGATGTTGTTAAAATGGGAAAATATTCAGAATGAAAGAATTTATTATACAAGGTCTAAAACCAAAGGTAAATTCAATTTAGAAATTATTGAAAAGGTTCAGGAAATACTGGATTATTACAGAGCCCAAAATAGACCAACACAGTATGTGTTTCCTATACTTTTAAAAGATGGAATGACTCCACAACAGATTGCCAACAGGAAACATAAAGTATTGAGTAGATATAATAAGAAATTAAAAGAACTTGCCAAGATAGCAGGTGTTGATAAAAAGTTATCTTCATATGTTGCTAGACACAGTTTTGCCACGATCCTTAAAATGAGTGGTACTTCAGTTGAAAAAATTTCTGAGATGATGGGACATGCAGATGTTAATATTACAATGTCTTACCTAAAAGAGTTTGATAATGAAGCTTTGGATAAGGAAAATAGAAAGTTATTAGACTTATAA
- a CDS encoding protein ABCI7, chloroplastic — MDLKEQLITSYTASENTVNNSHLLKLRENAIGIFKEKGFPTVKNEEWKYTNLRNVLKSSYDVFSSNTSVDKTIVEAHLLNDLDSHTMVFVNGIFSPEFSTINEEGFVVTNLASALEDNQYQEIIIKHLGSVAPKEDTFSALNTSYTKEGLFVHVPKGKIVEKVIQVLYLYTENTFNQPRNLIVVEDRAEVKIFEQHKTISESTVFTNAVTEMIVGKEAHPKYYKIQNDKETSSLVDNTFISHDEKSTATVFTFSFNGNIVRNNLNFYHKGEYLESNMYGVSFLQGNTLVDNHTLIDHSVPNCESNELYKSIYDGKSRGVFNGKVLVDKIAQKTNAYQQNDNVLLSENASVDTKPQLEIFADDVLCSHGCTVGQLDETGMFYLRQRGIPEKEARALLLFAFTSEVMEKVTVAPIKNYVNKIIAERLQVDLEF; from the coding sequence ATGGATTTAAAAGAACAATTAATAACATCTTATACCGCTTCAGAAAATACAGTTAATAATTCTCATTTATTAAAATTGAGAGAAAATGCGATTGGTATTTTTAAAGAAAAAGGATTTCCTACGGTAAAGAATGAAGAGTGGAAATATACCAATTTAAGAAATGTTTTAAAATCATCCTATGATGTGTTTTCAAGCAATACATCAGTGGATAAAACGATAGTAGAAGCCCATTTATTAAATGATTTGGACAGTCATACTATGGTTTTTGTTAACGGTATTTTTTCTCCCGAGTTTTCAACGATTAATGAAGAAGGATTTGTAGTAACCAATTTAGCATCAGCTTTAGAAGATAATCAGTATCAAGAAATTATTATAAAGCATTTAGGATCTGTTGCTCCAAAAGAGGATACTTTTTCAGCTTTAAATACTTCTTATACAAAAGAAGGACTTTTCGTACATGTTCCAAAAGGGAAAATAGTAGAAAAAGTAATTCAAGTACTATATTTATATACTGAAAACACATTTAATCAACCACGAAATTTGATTGTAGTAGAAGATCGCGCAGAAGTGAAGATCTTTGAACAACATAAGACCATTTCTGAAAGTACTGTATTTACAAATGCTGTTACAGAAATGATAGTGGGAAAAGAGGCGCATCCTAAGTATTATAAAATTCAAAATGATAAAGAAACATCATCATTAGTAGATAATACTTTTATTTCACACGATGAGAAAAGTACAGCAACAGTCTTTACGTTTTCATTTAATGGAAATATAGTTCGAAATAACTTGAATTTCTATCACAAAGGTGAATATTTAGAGTCAAATATGTATGGAGTGAGCTTTTTGCAAGGAAATACGTTAGTAGATAACCATACTTTAATTGATCATAGTGTTCCGAATTGTGAAAGTAATGAATTGTACAAATCGATCTATGATGGTAAATCTAGAGGTGTGTTTAACGGAAAAGTATTAGTAGATAAGATTGCACAAAAAACCAATGCTTATCAACAAAATGATAATGTATTATTATCTGAGAATGCATCTGTTGATACAAAACCACAATTAGAGATTTTTGCAGATGATGTATTGTGTTCACACGGTTGTACAGTAGGACAATTAGATGAAACCGGTATGTTTTATTTAAGACAACGTGGTATTCCGGAAAAAGAAGCTCGTGCATTATTGTTATTTGCCTTTACTAGTGAAGTAATGGAAAAGGTAACGGTAGCGCCCATAAAAAATTATGTCAATAAAATTATTGCAGAACGTTTGCAAGTTGATTTAGAATTCTAA
- the ABC.FEV.A gene encoding iron-chelate-transporting ATPase (Belongs to the ABC transporter superfamily. Ycf16 family; Contains 1 ABC transporter domain.; KEGG: pfn:HZ99_22380 iron complex transport system ATP-binding protein): MLKINNLQAGIEDKEILKGINLEIKPGEVHAIMGPNGSGKSTLSSVIAGHEAYEVTGGEVVFEGEDILEDAPEERAHRGIFLSMQYPIEIPGVSVTNFIKTAINETRKARGEEPMPAKEMLTKIRKNAAALNIDQSFLSRSLNEGFSGGEKKRNEIFQMSMLEPKLAILDETDSGLDIDALKIVAEGVNRYKDENNGVLLITHYQRLLDYIVPDFVHVLYQGKIVKSGGKELALELEAKGYDWIKEL, encoded by the coding sequence ATGTTAAAAATAAATAATTTACAAGCAGGAATTGAGGATAAAGAAATCCTTAAAGGAATTAATTTAGAAATCAAACCAGGAGAGGTTCATGCTATTATGGGACCTAATGGATCAGGAAAATCAACATTATCATCTGTTATTGCAGGACATGAAGCTTATGAAGTAACCGGAGGAGAAGTTGTTTTTGAAGGAGAAGATATTTTAGAAGATGCTCCAGAAGAAAGGGCACATAGAGGGATTTTCCTTTCAATGCAATATCCTATAGAAATACCTGGAGTTTCAGTAACGAATTTTATTAAAACTGCCATTAACGAAACACGAAAAGCAAGAGGTGAAGAGCCTATGCCAGCAAAAGAAATGTTGACAAAAATTCGTAAAAATGCAGCAGCTTTAAATATTGATCAATCATTCCTTTCACGTTCTCTAAATGAAGGATTTTCGGGAGGAGAGAAAAAACGTAACGAGATCTTTCAAATGTCGATGTTAGAACCAAAATTAGCTATTCTTGATGAAACAGATTCAGGTTTAGATATTGATGCCTTAAAAATAGTAGCAGAAGGTGTAAATCGTTATAAAGATGAAAATAATGGAGTTCTTTTAATTACGCACTATCAACGTTTATTAGATTATATCGTTCCTGATTTTGTACATGTGCTTTACCAAGGAAAAATTGTTAAATCAGGAGGTAAAGAATTAGCTTTAGAATTAGAAGCTAAAGGATACGATTGGATTAAAGAACTATAA
- a CDS encoding UPF0051 protein ycf24 (Belongs to the UPF0051 (ycf24) family.): MSKYTEDDLRIELEQEQEYKFGFTTDIESDTIPVGLNEDVVRLISKKKEEPEWMTEWRLEAFRKWKEMEEPDWPNVQYEKPDFQSISYYSAPSNAPKYNSIDEVDPELLDTFNKLGIPLEEQKKLAGVAMDIVVDSVSVATTFKKTLAERGIIFMSMSEAIKEHPELVKKYIGTVVPRTDNFYAALNSAVFSDGSFCYIPKGVRCPMELSTYFRINQAGTGQFERTLLIADEDSYVSYLEGCTAPSRDENQLHAAVVELIAMDGAEIKYSTVQNWFPGDKEGNGGVYNFVTKRAVAEKNAKVSWTQVETGSAVTWKYPSCILKGDNSVGEFYSIALTNNFQQADTGTKMVHIGKNTSSTIISKGISAGKSQNSYRGLVKVQPNATGARNFSQCDSLLMGNECGAHTFPYIEVKNKTGKVEHEATTSKIGEDQIFYCNQRGIDTEKAIALIVNGFSKEVLNKLPMEFAVEAQKLLEISLEGSVG, translated from the coding sequence ATGAGTAAATATACTGAAGACGATTTAAGAATCGAATTAGAACAAGAACAAGAATATAAGTTTGGTTTTACAACAGATATAGAATCAGATACTATTCCTGTAGGTCTAAATGAAGATGTTGTTCGTTTGATTTCTAAAAAGAAAGAAGAGCCAGAATGGATGACAGAATGGCGCTTGGAAGCTTTTAGAAAATGGAAAGAGATGGAAGAGCCAGATTGGCCGAATGTTCAATATGAAAAACCTGATTTTCAGTCGATTAGTTATTATTCGGCTCCAAGTAATGCTCCAAAATACAATAGTATAGATGAAGTGGATCCTGAATTATTGGATACATTTAATAAATTGGGTATTCCTTTAGAAGAACAAAAAAAATTAGCTGGAGTAGCAATGGATATTGTGGTAGATTCTGTTTCAGTAGCTACCACATTCAAAAAGACATTAGCTGAAAGAGGCATTATTTTTATGTCGATGAGTGAAGCGATTAAAGAACATCCAGAGCTTGTTAAAAAATACATTGGGACTGTGGTTCCAAGAACAGATAATTTTTACGCAGCATTGAATTCAGCTGTTTTTTCAGATGGATCATTTTGTTATATTCCAAAAGGTGTTCGTTGTCCAATGGAGCTATCGACTTATTTCCGAATTAATCAGGCAGGAACAGGTCAATTTGAACGTACTTTATTAATTGCAGACGAAGACTCGTATGTTTCGTACTTAGAAGGATGTACAGCACCTTCTCGAGATGAAAATCAATTACACGCAGCAGTTGTTGAATTAATTGCAATGGATGGTGCAGAAATTAAATATTCAACCGTTCAAAATTGGTTCCCTGGTGATAAAGAAGGAAACGGAGGAGTGTATAACTTTGTTACCAAGCGTGCTGTAGCAGAGAAGAATGCGAAAGTATCGTGGACGCAAGTAGAAACAGGTTCAGCTGTAACATGGAAATATCCTTCATGTATTTTGAAAGGAGATAATTCAGTAGGAGAATTTTATTCCATTGCTTTGACTAATAACTTTCAGCAAGCTGATACAGGAACCAAAATGGTTCATATTGGTAAAAATACAAGTTCGACTATTATTTCAAAAGGTATTTCAGCAGGAAAATCACAAAATAGCTATCGTGGTTTGGTAAAAGTTCAGCCTAATGCAACAGGAGCTCGAAATTTTTCACAATGTGATTCTTTATTAATGGGTAATGAATGTGGAGCACATACTTTCCCGTATATAGAAGTGAAAAATAAAACAGGAAAAGTTGAGCATGAAGCTACAACATCTAAAATTGGTGAAGATCAAATTTTTTACTGTAACCAAAGAGGTATTGATACAGAAAAGGCTATTGCCTTAATTGTAAATGGATTTAGTAAAGAAGTATTGAATAAATTACCAATGGAGTTTGCCGTAGAAGCCCAAAAATTGTTAGAAATTTCATTAGAGGGTTCTGTTGGATAG
- a CDS encoding uncharacterized protein (Belongs to the HesB/IscA family.), producing MIKVAEQAKIKISQLLEEEGQTIENSYVRVGVKGGGCSGLSYVLDFTQQKDNDDKEFEDKGVRILVDKKSFLYVVGTTLEYEGGLNGKGFSFNNPNAERTCGCGESFAV from the coding sequence ATGATAAAAGTAGCAGAACAAGCAAAAATTAAGATAAGCCAACTTCTTGAAGAAGAAGGACAAACTATCGAAAATAGTTATGTTCGCGTTGGTGTAAAAGGAGGAGGTTGCTCTGGACTTTCTTACGTATTAGATTTTACACAGCAAAAAGACAATGACGATAAAGAGTTTGAGGACAAAGGAGTTCGAATATTAGTTGATAAAAAAAGCTTTTTATATGTTGTTGGTACTACCTTAGAATATGAAGGAGGACTTAACGGAAAAGGCTTTTCTTTTAACAACCCAAATGCAGAAAGAACATGTGGTTGTGGTGAAAGTTTTGCAGTTTAA
- a CDS encoding ktr system potassium uptake protein (Catalytic subunit of the KtrAB potassium uptake transporter. The 2 major potassium transporter complexes KtrAB and KtrCD confer resistance to both suddenly imposed and prolonged osmotic stress; Belongs to the KtrA potassium transport family; Contains 1 RCK C-terminal domain; Contains 1 RCK N-terminal domain.), producing the protein MKFIVIGLGNFGTNLSHQLIKEGHEVFGIDYKMDRVESNSEHLTHAVCADTTEELNIRKLPLDDADYIIVSIGSEMSVSLTTTALLKRNTNQPILCRAINDVHGTILESMGIYQILYPEAEYAKELANRLSLKGAIRTMTFDENHEVVELRVLNKMVGKQLKESDLRSKWNLNLITVVREYKTKNVFGKTTIKKKALGVIAPNFEFEKEDSLILYGNKNDLERFNNNG; encoded by the coding sequence ATGAAATTTATAGTCATTGGATTAGGTAATTTTGGAACCAATTTAAGTCATCAACTTATAAAAGAAGGTCATGAAGTATTTGGTATTGATTATAAGATGGATCGAGTTGAATCTAATTCTGAACATTTAACACATGCTGTTTGTGCTGATACTACTGAAGAATTAAACATAAGAAAACTACCCTTAGATGATGCAGATTATATTATAGTGAGTATAGGAAGTGAAATGAGTGTTTCCTTAACTACTACTGCTCTGTTGAAAAGAAATACAAATCAACCCATACTTTGCCGTGCGATTAATGATGTTCATGGAACTATTTTAGAATCAATGGGAATTTATCAGATTTTATATCCTGAAGCAGAATATGCAAAAGAATTAGCTAATCGTTTAAGTCTTAAAGGAGCTATAAGAACCATGACATTTGATGAAAATCATGAAGTGGTAGAATTAAGGGTTTTAAATAAAATGGTTGGTAAACAACTGAAAGAAAGTGATTTAAGATCTAAGTGGAATTTGAATTTAATAACAGTAGTGCGAGAATATAAAACTAAAAATGTTTTTGGGAAAACTACTATTAAGAAAAAAGCATTGGGTGTTATTGCTCCAAACTTTGAATTTGAGAAAGAAGATAGCTTAATTCTCTACGGAAATAAAAACGATTTAGAACGATTTAACAATAACGGTTAA
- a CDS encoding ktr system potassium uptake protein B (Part of the Na(+)-dependent high affinity K(+) uptake system KtrAB. KtrB is the K(+)-translocating subunit; Belongs to the TrkH potassium transport family. Ktr (TC 2.A.38.4) subfamily.), translated as MILKKIIRSIEKSMTPLSVIVFIVVFLDLGLKLHTEEQVYFRSSTTFFEFIYTFFFVITFFVKLKKSKHLFGKITRIIVWILSVFLLIATGLGLINSSWGFIDHIERDIILLLISFIVLSHWLNRIEIKLLHPSLIFILSFVFLIVIGTILLLLPNSTHDSISLINALFTATSAVTVTGLAVVDTANDFTQLGQTFIMFLFQIGGLGMLTFTNLLVISMGNKTSFRTRLMIGEFVNEENINSTFRMLVSIIVFTFLIEFIGAVFVYQSVIDTSEIENKVFFSVFHAISAFCNAGFSTLQNSFYEETVRFNYNLQLVIGILIIIGAMGFNVSSFYINKARLKLINKLQRITGKGNVIINNKKQSVNALISVRTTFILIFIGMVMFYFLEKDHALENYDTYGKLVSSFFNSVTTRTAGFNTLDLSSLSIPTLMIFMLLMWIGAAPGSTGGGIKTTTFAVASLNIVKQVTRKKHLMIYWREISEYTISRMFAVISLSLIAIGLSCFLLLLFDPQIKPVEALFECFSAYSTVGLSLGITAQLSFSSKLVLIVVMFIGRISFLTFLSGLILQLRPYRKKETTTFKAPKINIYS; from the coding sequence ATGATATTAAAAAAGATAATACGGTCTATAGAAAAAAGTATGACACCTTTGAGTGTTATCGTTTTTATAGTTGTTTTTCTCGATTTAGGATTAAAACTTCATACAGAAGAACAAGTTTATTTTAGATCTAGTACTACCTTTTTCGAGTTTATTTATACATTCTTTTTTGTAATTACTTTTTTTGTTAAACTTAAAAAGAGTAAACATCTTTTTGGTAAAATTACTCGAATCATTGTTTGGATCCTTAGTGTTTTCCTTTTAATAGCAACGGGTTTAGGTTTAATTAATTCTTCTTGGGGATTTATAGATCATATAGAACGTGATATTATTTTATTATTAATTTCTTTTATTGTTTTAAGTCATTGGTTGAATAGAATTGAAATAAAATTATTACACCCAAGCTTAATATTTATATTAAGTTTTGTTTTTTTAATAGTTATTGGTACGATATTATTGTTATTGCCTAATTCAACGCATGATAGCATTTCCCTTATTAATGCACTTTTTACAGCAACAAGTGCCGTAACCGTTACAGGTCTAGCTGTTGTTGATACCGCAAATGATTTTACTCAATTAGGGCAAACATTTATAATGTTTTTATTCCAAATTGGAGGGTTAGGAATGTTGACATTTACAAATTTATTAGTGATTTCAATGGGGAATAAAACATCTTTTCGTACACGTTTAATGATTGGAGAATTTGTAAACGAAGAGAATATAAATAGCACATTTAGAATGTTGGTAAGCATTATTGTTTTTACCTTTTTAATTGAATTTATAGGTGCTGTTTTTGTGTATCAATCGGTTATAGATACTTCAGAAATTGAGAATAAGGTGTTTTTTTCAGTATTTCATGCAATTTCTGCTTTTTGTAATGCAGGATTTTCTACTTTACAAAATTCATTTTATGAAGAAACTGTTCGATTTAATTATAATTTACAATTAGTGATAGGAATCCTTATTATCATAGGAGCAATGGGTTTTAATGTTTCCTCATTTTATATTAATAAAGCACGGTTAAAATTAATCAATAAACTACAGAGAATAACAGGGAAAGGGAATGTTATTATAAATAATAAAAAACAAAGTGTAAATGCTCTAATATCAGTTAGAACTACATTTATTCTGATTTTTATAGGGATGGTGATGTTTTATTTTTTAGAGAAAGATCATGCTTTAGAAAATTATGATACTTATGGAAAACTAGTTAGTTCGTTTTTTAATTCAGTTACAACTAGAACAGCAGGGTTTAATACATTAGATTTAAGTTCGTTATCCATTCCAACACTTATGATTTTCATGTTGTTAATGTGGATTGGTGCGGCTCCTGGGTCAACAGGAGGAGGTATTAAAACTACTACTTTTGCTGTGGCTTCTTTAAATATTGTAAAACAAGTAACCCGAAAGAAACATTTGATGATTTATTGGCGAGAAATTTCAGAATATACTATAAGTCGTATGTTTGCTGTTATTTCTCTATCATTAATTGCCATAGGGTTAAGTTGCTTCCTGTTGTTATTATTTGATCCACAAATAAAGCCTGTTGAAGCTCTTTTTGAATGTTTTTCCGCATATAGTACTGTTGGATTAAGTTTAGGTATCACAGCTCAATTGAGTTTTTCAAGTAAACTGGTTTTGATTGTGGTAATGTTTATAGGTAGAATTAGTTTTTTGACATTTCTTAGTGGATTAATACTTCAATTACGCCCTTATAGAAAAAAAGAAACCACAACATTTAAAGCCCCAAAAATTAATATATATTCTTAA